The genomic interval cagcagcaagggtaaggttttggcactccattgcattatcttgaacccttgcaagagctctcacacccttgtgcacttagtttatctagtgagatgttagagagtgagttaagccaatccaagtgcgttgcttcattgttatagctagtgtggcacttgatcatcctcggcaagcatcctagacttgttactcttggaggttgccgcctcctagacggcttgtggaggtgttgcccagtgacctctccgaggagattgtggaggaggcccggcactgtttgtgagtggtttggagttcaccaccttcggagtgaaagaagaactaccccgagtgatcgaggcttgggtagtcctctccgtgggccggctcccgccttgcccaccccttgacgaatggggcgtgcggtggcttcgtggttgagcggtggagttgggctcgcctcaacgaggattaggaaaccggcgagtttccgaacctcggtgaaaaattccttgtctcttgtctcatttatttgttgcatttacatttgtgctatttacattcatagagacatatttgagcccatatcacttaggtttgcaaaacttaacttagttgcttagttaaccttgcacctCACCTTGCCTAgtaacttaggttagttttgtttaagtgccattaagttttaaaaccgcctattcaccccccctctagtcggcctccttgatcctacagcGGCCGGTGAAGGGCGGGGGTGGGCGGTGCCGGCGTCGGGGAtacggcggcgaggaaggcacGAGGAAGCGGCtggggggaggtggcggcggtcggcgcatgcggggagagagagggggcggatGGGGCTAAGGTCGTCAGGGTAGGTGGCGCGGACATCCTAAAGTGGAGAGGCCAGGTCATTCCTCTCGAGTGACGGTGGAGAGAGGGGGCCAACGCCGttgtcgccaccaccaccgccgccgtcgccacaaCTCCGCCCGGCCTTCGCGCCAGTcttctccatcgccgccgccatcaccggatATGGACGAGAAGGGGAGGGGGGACGGCCGCAGTCCACCGCTGCCAACACGCATGCGCCCCCAGCGCCGCCCAAGCCGTCGCCCCATCCGGATCTGACTTAGCTCACGATGGTCCACTGTCAGCTACTTATCTATTTCCCACCATCCTCAGCTAAGTTAGCAGTGCTGACCACGGTCAAGGTGCCACGTCATCGAATACCGCCCACAATACTACCATAGGAGTCGATTTGTACCGGTTCTAGTAATTGGGGGAGTCGTCCTACCCGGTTTTCTAGTTAAGggtcacgaattagattcggtgaacaattaagggagtcaaagtggactttttcctagcGGCGCCGTCGACAGGCTGACATGTTCCATGGGATGGGCCGCCGACTCACCCAACCGCGCGCATCCCCGCGGCCCAAACCAACCAACTGCCTACTCGCGCGCTGGAGCTCACACACCGcccccgcggccgcgcgcgtccGTCCCTCTTCCCTTCCCCTTATCCGCTCCGCTCCACAGCCTCGCCCCGATTCCCCCCTCGTGATTTCCCCCTTCCGCTCGCTCGCGCCGCTCCCTACCGGCCACCACCGCGCGCGGGACAAGCAACCTAGCTGCTCCGGCTGCCAAGCCATCGCCATGGCTCCGTGCCCCGCCGCGACCACGTACGTCCGCTGCACCCAGCACTCCTCCTCTCTGACATTTATCACCTTATCACCTTTtgcttctctccctctctctctcgatcgtcAGAACTCGCATTGGGGCGCCGCCATTCGCCGCGACGACGGCTCGCCGACCCGCCCggggcgcgacgacgacgacgaaggcgcGGGCGTCCGGGCTGCGGCAGGTGGAGGGCCCCGTGTCGGAGAGGGCGTActcgtcctcctcgcccgcTCCCACCCACAAGGTCACCGTCCACGACCGCCAGAGAGGTGTCGTCCACGAGTTCGTCGTCCCACAGGTTAATCAATACACACACACCTTCGATGCCGTCTCAAGCAGCAGTAGCGCAATTCTCCTTCTTGTGCTTTGTCTGATTCGTGCCGTGGTTGGGGGGCGCAGGACCAGTACATTCTGCACACCGCGGAGGCGCAGGACATCACGCTGCCCTTCGCGTGCCGCCATGGTAGGCTCCCATCCTCGTGCCTTTCCCAGGACACATTTTTTCTTCTGATTGGCTACACTTTGCCCTCACTACTCACTCGCTCACTCAAGCttattagggcagtcccaaccctccacctaggatggtgtctatggcattaactacattgccatgtaggacttttagcttatgcggcactatattaattaagagagagattgaagagaggaagaaactgggtctcatgcaaggcacagcttcaacacgagaaaagctatgcactagacactatcaagttttgcattgggagagaatagtgtcttcataatagatgaagattaaatatgattggtagagaagagagatgatgtatttattgatggcccactttaagaaaccatgggttgtagagtgtagtttctattgtgatgtcgcTGGCTAGCGTATCATTTCTCCCTTTTCTTCTGATCTACAATATAGATAAGCAAATGAATTACTTTAGGGAATGTGCAAATGGATTGCTCACTTTGTATTAAGATGGAGAAAGAAAAGTTACATCATCAGCAATTCGGCATGCAAAACCAGCAGATTGACCAAAACAAAAAACCAAATACAACCAGGCGACTAGACTTCTGAATTACTGAAGACACATTTTTCTAATCAGGTTGCTGTACTAGCTGTGCGGTTCGGATAAAGTCAGGACAAATAAGACAACCTGAAGCACTTGGAATATCTGCTGAACTAAAAGATAAGGTGCATCCATCTTTTTATGCTTTGTTGTCactattaattaagtatatcaTGTTTTTACTGTTTCTGCTACAGTTTGCTTGCCACTTGATCCGCCTCATTCCTCAATTTACTCGGTGGTTTCAACAGTGTCTATGTTCTATCCATTAGTAACACACGATCCTACCCAGTTAGTATTCTTTACAAGTCCATTGATGTTCCTGCAAGGTTTCATGGCCTTCAGCTTCACAATTTCTTTTATTCGTTACAAAAGTATCACATTTATTTGTAATCAATAGTTTGGATGGTACTATCTAAAACAACTGATTTGGAGATGAATTGTTGACCTGTTAGGATCCTTAAAGGTTCCCTTCGATTTTGGTAAGACAGAGTTGTATTGTTTTCTTTAATTAGTGTGTGAATTAGGTGTTCTAGTTGTGTGCCTATAAAACATTCATTATTCTGATTCTTCTATTTGGCATAACAAAAACTGAAATGGTGATATGTTGCATGTCTTATTACTTCCTTTTTCAGGGCTATGCATTGTTGTGTGTTGGTTTTCCAACTTCTGATGTTGAAGTTGAAACACAAGATGAAGATGAGGCAAGCACTAA from Oryza glaberrima chromosome 3, OglaRS2, whole genome shotgun sequence carries:
- the LOC127765793 gene encoding ferredoxin C 2, chloroplastic, translated to MAPCPAATTTRIGAPPFAATTARRPARGATTTTKARASGLRQVEGPVSERAYSSSSPAPTHKVTVHDRQRGVVHEFVVPQDQYILHTAEAQDITLPFACRHGCCTSCAVRIKSGQIRQPEALGISAELKDKGYALLCVGFPTSDVEVETQDEDEVYWLQFGRYFARGPVERDDYALELAMGDE